In one window of Pseudochaenichthys georgianus chromosome 5, fPseGeo1.2, whole genome shotgun sequence DNA:
- the rbbp5 gene encoding retinoblastoma-binding protein 5 isoform X1 — protein MDNFLLLSESFGQNYPEEADGTLDCISMALTCTFNRWGTLLAVGCNDGRIVIWDFLTRGIAKIISAHIHPVCSLCWSRDGHKLVSASTDNIVSQWDVLTGDCDQRFRFPSPILKLQCHPRDMDKVLVCPMKSAPVLLTLSDSKHVVLPVDDDSDLNVVAAFDRRGQYIYTGNAKGKILVLKTTNQELVASFRVTTGTSNTTAIKSIEFARKGSCFLINTADRIIRVYDGREILTCGRDGEPEPMQKLQDLVNRTPWKRCCFSGDGEYIVAGSARQHALYIWEKSIGNLVKILHGTRGELLLDVAWHPVRPIIASISSGVVSIWAQNQVENWSAFAPDFKELDENVEYEERESEFDIEDEDKSEPEQTGADAAEDEEVDVTTVDPIVAFCSSDEELEDYKALLYLPIAPEVEDPEENPFGPPPESTAQTGAPEETLAAGDKKQRQPSSEGPTKKKARTTTIELQGVPSDEVHPLLGVKGDGKSKKKTAGRPKGSKGKDKDFPFRPKPHRGERPSFAGEALGSSGPGGGGGGGGMKGRAEGGLASGSLLSQSYKQHDIGGMD, from the exons AtggataacttcctgcttctttctG AATCCTTCGGGCAGAACTACCCGGAG GAGGCAGATGGCACCCTGGACTGCATCAGTATGGCCCTCACCTGCACCTTCAACCGCTGGGGCACCCTGCTGGCTGTGGGCTGCAACGACGGCCGCATCGTCATCTGGGACTTCCTCACACGAGGCATCGCCAAAATCATCAGCGCACACATCCACCCGGTCTGCTCTTTATG cTGGAGTCGAGACGGCCACAAGCTGGTGAGTGCCTCCACAGACAACATCGTCTCGCAGTGGGATGTCCTGACTGGAGACTGTGACCAGAGGTTCCGCTTCCCCTCACCCATCCTCAAGCTGCAGTGCCACCCCAGAGACAT ggaCAAAGTGCTGGTGTGTCCCATGAAGTCAGCGCCGGTCCTGCTGACACTCTCAGACTCCAAACACGTCGTCCTGCCAGTGGACGACGACTCAGACCTCAATGTGGTGGCTGCCTTCGACAGGCGGGGGCAGTACATCTACACAGGCAACGCCAAAGGAAAG ATCCTGGTTTtgaaaacaaccaatcaggagctGGTGGCTTCCTTCAGAGTTACGACAGGCACCAGCAACACCACCGCCATCAAATCCATTGAATTTGCACGCAAGGGCAG TTGCTTCCTCATAAACACAGCAGACCGGATCATCAGGGTGTATGATGGCAGGGAGATTCTGACCTGTGGCCGAGACGGAGAGCCGGAACCCATGCAGAAGCTGCAGGACCTGGTCAACAG GACTCCGTGGAAGCGTTGCTGTTTCTCCGGCGATGGCGAGTACATCGTGGCCGGTTCTGCCCGGCAGCACGCGCTCTACATCTGGGAGAAGAGCATCGGCAACCTGGTGAAGATCCTTCATGGAACCAGAGGAGAGCTGCTGCTGGATGTGGCG TGGCATCCTGTCCGTCCAATTATCGCTTCCATCTCCAGTGGAGTGGTGTCCATCTGGGCTCAGAACCAAGTG GAAAACTGGAGCGCTTTTGCTCCAGACTTTAAAGAGCTGGATGAGAATGTGGAGTACGAGGAGCGAGAGTCTGAATTCGACATTGAAGACGAAGATAAGAGTGAACCCGAGCAGACAG GTGCAGATGCTGCGGAGGATGAAGAGGTGGATGTCACCACTGTCGACCCCATCGTTGCCTTTTGTAGCAG TGATGAGGAGCTGGAGGACTATAAGGCCCTGCTGTACCTGCCCATTGCCCCTGAGGTGGAGGACCCTGAGGAAAACCCCTTCGGCCCCCCGCCGGAGTCCACAGCTCAGACCGGGGCCCCGGAGGAGACGCTGGCTGCTGGCGACAAGAAGCAACGACAACCGTCATCTGAAGGCCCGACCAAGAAGAAGGCGCGCACCACCACCATCGAACTGCAGGGGGTGCCCAGTGACG AGGTGCACCCCCTGCTGGGAGTGAAGGGCGACGGCAAGTCCAAGAAGAAGACAGCAGGCCGGCCCAAAGGCTCCAAAGGTAAAGACAAAGACTTCCCCTTCAGGCCCAAGCCCCACAGGGGGGAGCGGCCCTCCTTCGCTGGGGAGGCCCTGGGCAGCTCAGgcccaggaggaggaggaggaggaggagggatgaAGGGCAGAGCAGAGGGGGGCCTGGCCTCAG GGAGTCTGCTCTCACAGTCGTACAAGCAACACGATATTGGAGGGATGGACTGA
- the rbbp5 gene encoding retinoblastoma-binding protein 5 isoform X2 codes for MNLDLLESFGQNYPEEADGTLDCISMALTCTFNRWGTLLAVGCNDGRIVIWDFLTRGIAKIISAHIHPVCSLCWSRDGHKLVSASTDNIVSQWDVLTGDCDQRFRFPSPILKLQCHPRDMDKVLVCPMKSAPVLLTLSDSKHVVLPVDDDSDLNVVAAFDRRGQYIYTGNAKGKILVLKTTNQELVASFRVTTGTSNTTAIKSIEFARKGSCFLINTADRIIRVYDGREILTCGRDGEPEPMQKLQDLVNRTPWKRCCFSGDGEYIVAGSARQHALYIWEKSIGNLVKILHGTRGELLLDVAWHPVRPIIASISSGVVSIWAQNQVENWSAFAPDFKELDENVEYEERESEFDIEDEDKSEPEQTGADAAEDEEVDVTTVDPIVAFCSSDEELEDYKALLYLPIAPEVEDPEENPFGPPPESTAQTGAPEETLAAGDKKQRQPSSEGPTKKKARTTTIELQGVPSDEVHPLLGVKGDGKSKKKTAGRPKGSKGKDKDFPFRPKPHRGERPSFAGEALGSSGPGGGGGGGGMKGRAEGGLASGSLLSQSYKQHDIGGMD; via the exons AATCCTTCGGGCAGAACTACCCGGAG GAGGCAGATGGCACCCTGGACTGCATCAGTATGGCCCTCACCTGCACCTTCAACCGCTGGGGCACCCTGCTGGCTGTGGGCTGCAACGACGGCCGCATCGTCATCTGGGACTTCCTCACACGAGGCATCGCCAAAATCATCAGCGCACACATCCACCCGGTCTGCTCTTTATG cTGGAGTCGAGACGGCCACAAGCTGGTGAGTGCCTCCACAGACAACATCGTCTCGCAGTGGGATGTCCTGACTGGAGACTGTGACCAGAGGTTCCGCTTCCCCTCACCCATCCTCAAGCTGCAGTGCCACCCCAGAGACAT ggaCAAAGTGCTGGTGTGTCCCATGAAGTCAGCGCCGGTCCTGCTGACACTCTCAGACTCCAAACACGTCGTCCTGCCAGTGGACGACGACTCAGACCTCAATGTGGTGGCTGCCTTCGACAGGCGGGGGCAGTACATCTACACAGGCAACGCCAAAGGAAAG ATCCTGGTTTtgaaaacaaccaatcaggagctGGTGGCTTCCTTCAGAGTTACGACAGGCACCAGCAACACCACCGCCATCAAATCCATTGAATTTGCACGCAAGGGCAG TTGCTTCCTCATAAACACAGCAGACCGGATCATCAGGGTGTATGATGGCAGGGAGATTCTGACCTGTGGCCGAGACGGAGAGCCGGAACCCATGCAGAAGCTGCAGGACCTGGTCAACAG GACTCCGTGGAAGCGTTGCTGTTTCTCCGGCGATGGCGAGTACATCGTGGCCGGTTCTGCCCGGCAGCACGCGCTCTACATCTGGGAGAAGAGCATCGGCAACCTGGTGAAGATCCTTCATGGAACCAGAGGAGAGCTGCTGCTGGATGTGGCG TGGCATCCTGTCCGTCCAATTATCGCTTCCATCTCCAGTGGAGTGGTGTCCATCTGGGCTCAGAACCAAGTG GAAAACTGGAGCGCTTTTGCTCCAGACTTTAAAGAGCTGGATGAGAATGTGGAGTACGAGGAGCGAGAGTCTGAATTCGACATTGAAGACGAAGATAAGAGTGAACCCGAGCAGACAG GTGCAGATGCTGCGGAGGATGAAGAGGTGGATGTCACCACTGTCGACCCCATCGTTGCCTTTTGTAGCAG TGATGAGGAGCTGGAGGACTATAAGGCCCTGCTGTACCTGCCCATTGCCCCTGAGGTGGAGGACCCTGAGGAAAACCCCTTCGGCCCCCCGCCGGAGTCCACAGCTCAGACCGGGGCCCCGGAGGAGACGCTGGCTGCTGGCGACAAGAAGCAACGACAACCGTCATCTGAAGGCCCGACCAAGAAGAAGGCGCGCACCACCACCATCGAACTGCAGGGGGTGCCCAGTGACG AGGTGCACCCCCTGCTGGGAGTGAAGGGCGACGGCAAGTCCAAGAAGAAGACAGCAGGCCGGCCCAAAGGCTCCAAAGGTAAAGACAAAGACTTCCCCTTCAGGCCCAAGCCCCACAGGGGGGAGCGGCCCTCCTTCGCTGGGGAGGCCCTGGGCAGCTCAGgcccaggaggaggaggaggaggaggagggatgaAGGGCAGAGCAGAGGGGGGCCTGGCCTCAG GGAGTCTGCTCTCACAGTCGTACAAGCAACACGATATTGGAGGGATGGACTGA
- the rbbp5 gene encoding retinoblastoma-binding protein 5 isoform X4 translates to MNLDLLESFGQNYPEEADGTLDCISMALTCTFNRWGTLLAVGCNDGRIVIWDFLTRGIAKIISAHIHPVCSLCWSRDGHKLVSASTDNIVSQWDVLTGDCDQRFRFPSPILKLQCHPRDMDKVLVCPMKSAPVLLTLSDSKHVVLPVDDDSDLNVVAAFDRRGQYIYTGNAKGKILVLKTTNQELVASFRVTTGTSNTTAIKSIEFARKGSCFLINTADRIIRVYDGREILTCGRDGEPEPMQKLQDLVNRTPWKRCCFSGDGEYIVAGSARQHALYIWEKSIGNLVKILHGTRGELLLDVAWHPVRPIIASISSGVVSIWAQNQVENWSAFAPDFKELDENVEYEERESEFDIEDEDKSEPEQTGADAAEDEEVDVTTVDPIVAFCSSDEELEDYKALLYLPIAPEVEDPEENPFGPPPESTAQTGAPEETLAAGDKKQRQPSSEGPTKKKARTTTIELQGVPSDEVHPLLGVKGDGKSKKKTAGRPKGSKGSLLSQSYKQHDIGGMD, encoded by the exons AATCCTTCGGGCAGAACTACCCGGAG GAGGCAGATGGCACCCTGGACTGCATCAGTATGGCCCTCACCTGCACCTTCAACCGCTGGGGCACCCTGCTGGCTGTGGGCTGCAACGACGGCCGCATCGTCATCTGGGACTTCCTCACACGAGGCATCGCCAAAATCATCAGCGCACACATCCACCCGGTCTGCTCTTTATG cTGGAGTCGAGACGGCCACAAGCTGGTGAGTGCCTCCACAGACAACATCGTCTCGCAGTGGGATGTCCTGACTGGAGACTGTGACCAGAGGTTCCGCTTCCCCTCACCCATCCTCAAGCTGCAGTGCCACCCCAGAGACAT ggaCAAAGTGCTGGTGTGTCCCATGAAGTCAGCGCCGGTCCTGCTGACACTCTCAGACTCCAAACACGTCGTCCTGCCAGTGGACGACGACTCAGACCTCAATGTGGTGGCTGCCTTCGACAGGCGGGGGCAGTACATCTACACAGGCAACGCCAAAGGAAAG ATCCTGGTTTtgaaaacaaccaatcaggagctGGTGGCTTCCTTCAGAGTTACGACAGGCACCAGCAACACCACCGCCATCAAATCCATTGAATTTGCACGCAAGGGCAG TTGCTTCCTCATAAACACAGCAGACCGGATCATCAGGGTGTATGATGGCAGGGAGATTCTGACCTGTGGCCGAGACGGAGAGCCGGAACCCATGCAGAAGCTGCAGGACCTGGTCAACAG GACTCCGTGGAAGCGTTGCTGTTTCTCCGGCGATGGCGAGTACATCGTGGCCGGTTCTGCCCGGCAGCACGCGCTCTACATCTGGGAGAAGAGCATCGGCAACCTGGTGAAGATCCTTCATGGAACCAGAGGAGAGCTGCTGCTGGATGTGGCG TGGCATCCTGTCCGTCCAATTATCGCTTCCATCTCCAGTGGAGTGGTGTCCATCTGGGCTCAGAACCAAGTG GAAAACTGGAGCGCTTTTGCTCCAGACTTTAAAGAGCTGGATGAGAATGTGGAGTACGAGGAGCGAGAGTCTGAATTCGACATTGAAGACGAAGATAAGAGTGAACCCGAGCAGACAG GTGCAGATGCTGCGGAGGATGAAGAGGTGGATGTCACCACTGTCGACCCCATCGTTGCCTTTTGTAGCAG TGATGAGGAGCTGGAGGACTATAAGGCCCTGCTGTACCTGCCCATTGCCCCTGAGGTGGAGGACCCTGAGGAAAACCCCTTCGGCCCCCCGCCGGAGTCCACAGCTCAGACCGGGGCCCCGGAGGAGACGCTGGCTGCTGGCGACAAGAAGCAACGACAACCGTCATCTGAAGGCCCGACCAAGAAGAAGGCGCGCACCACCACCATCGAACTGCAGGGGGTGCCCAGTGACG AGGTGCACCCCCTGCTGGGAGTGAAGGGCGACGGCAAGTCCAAGAAGAAGACAGCAGGCCGGCCCAAAGGCTCCAAAG GGAGTCTGCTCTCACAGTCGTACAAGCAACACGATATTGGAGGGATGGACTGA
- the rbbp5 gene encoding retinoblastoma-binding protein 5 isoform X3: MDNFLLLSESFGQNYPEEADGTLDCISMALTCTFNRWGTLLAVGCNDGRIVIWDFLTRGIAKIISAHIHPVCSLCWSRDGHKLVSASTDNIVSQWDVLTGDCDQRFRFPSPILKLQCHPRDMDKVLVCPMKSAPVLLTLSDSKHVVLPVDDDSDLNVVAAFDRRGQYIYTGNAKGKILVLKTTNQELVASFRVTTGTSNTTAIKSIEFARKGSCFLINTADRIIRVYDGREILTCGRDGEPEPMQKLQDLVNRTPWKRCCFSGDGEYIVAGSARQHALYIWEKSIGNLVKILHGTRGELLLDVAWHPVRPIIASISSGVVSIWAQNQVENWSAFAPDFKELDENVEYEERESEFDIEDEDKSEPEQTGADAAEDEEVDVTTVDPIVAFCSSDEELEDYKALLYLPIAPEVEDPEENPFGPPPESTAQTGAPEETLAAGDKKQRQPSSEGPTKKKARTTTIELQGVPSDEVHPLLGVKGDGKSKKKTAGRPKGSKGSLLSQSYKQHDIGGMD, from the exons AtggataacttcctgcttctttctG AATCCTTCGGGCAGAACTACCCGGAG GAGGCAGATGGCACCCTGGACTGCATCAGTATGGCCCTCACCTGCACCTTCAACCGCTGGGGCACCCTGCTGGCTGTGGGCTGCAACGACGGCCGCATCGTCATCTGGGACTTCCTCACACGAGGCATCGCCAAAATCATCAGCGCACACATCCACCCGGTCTGCTCTTTATG cTGGAGTCGAGACGGCCACAAGCTGGTGAGTGCCTCCACAGACAACATCGTCTCGCAGTGGGATGTCCTGACTGGAGACTGTGACCAGAGGTTCCGCTTCCCCTCACCCATCCTCAAGCTGCAGTGCCACCCCAGAGACAT ggaCAAAGTGCTGGTGTGTCCCATGAAGTCAGCGCCGGTCCTGCTGACACTCTCAGACTCCAAACACGTCGTCCTGCCAGTGGACGACGACTCAGACCTCAATGTGGTGGCTGCCTTCGACAGGCGGGGGCAGTACATCTACACAGGCAACGCCAAAGGAAAG ATCCTGGTTTtgaaaacaaccaatcaggagctGGTGGCTTCCTTCAGAGTTACGACAGGCACCAGCAACACCACCGCCATCAAATCCATTGAATTTGCACGCAAGGGCAG TTGCTTCCTCATAAACACAGCAGACCGGATCATCAGGGTGTATGATGGCAGGGAGATTCTGACCTGTGGCCGAGACGGAGAGCCGGAACCCATGCAGAAGCTGCAGGACCTGGTCAACAG GACTCCGTGGAAGCGTTGCTGTTTCTCCGGCGATGGCGAGTACATCGTGGCCGGTTCTGCCCGGCAGCACGCGCTCTACATCTGGGAGAAGAGCATCGGCAACCTGGTGAAGATCCTTCATGGAACCAGAGGAGAGCTGCTGCTGGATGTGGCG TGGCATCCTGTCCGTCCAATTATCGCTTCCATCTCCAGTGGAGTGGTGTCCATCTGGGCTCAGAACCAAGTG GAAAACTGGAGCGCTTTTGCTCCAGACTTTAAAGAGCTGGATGAGAATGTGGAGTACGAGGAGCGAGAGTCTGAATTCGACATTGAAGACGAAGATAAGAGTGAACCCGAGCAGACAG GTGCAGATGCTGCGGAGGATGAAGAGGTGGATGTCACCACTGTCGACCCCATCGTTGCCTTTTGTAGCAG TGATGAGGAGCTGGAGGACTATAAGGCCCTGCTGTACCTGCCCATTGCCCCTGAGGTGGAGGACCCTGAGGAAAACCCCTTCGGCCCCCCGCCGGAGTCCACAGCTCAGACCGGGGCCCCGGAGGAGACGCTGGCTGCTGGCGACAAGAAGCAACGACAACCGTCATCTGAAGGCCCGACCAAGAAGAAGGCGCGCACCACCACCATCGAACTGCAGGGGGTGCCCAGTGACG AGGTGCACCCCCTGCTGGGAGTGAAGGGCGACGGCAAGTCCAAGAAGAAGACAGCAGGCCGGCCCAAAGGCTCCAAAG GGAGTCTGCTCTCACAGTCGTACAAGCAACACGATATTGGAGGGATGGACTGA